In Paenibacillus sonchi, a single genomic region encodes these proteins:
- the map gene encoding type I methionyl aminopeptidase, which produces MIIMKTMEEIEKMRAAGKILAECHRQIAQMIKPGITTWEIDQFAEKFILSQGATPEQKGYHGYPYATCASVNDVICHGFPKREELKDGDIVTIDMVVNLNGWLADSAWSYAVGNISEQAEKLLNTTKESLFKGIEQAVAGNRIGDVAHAVQVYAESNGFSVVRDFIGHGIGSEMHEAPEVPHYGPAGKGPRIKEGMVFTIEPMLNTGSYRTKVDADGWTARTIDGGLSAQYEHTLAITPQGTMILTEL; this is translated from the coding sequence ATGATCATCATGAAAACAATGGAAGAGATTGAAAAAATGCGGGCAGCCGGTAAAATTCTTGCGGAATGCCACCGGCAAATCGCTCAAATGATCAAACCCGGAATTACCACGTGGGAAATCGACCAGTTTGCCGAAAAATTCATTCTGTCCCAAGGGGCAACCCCGGAGCAGAAAGGCTATCACGGTTACCCTTATGCAACCTGCGCATCCGTAAATGATGTGATCTGCCATGGATTTCCGAAGCGGGAGGAGCTGAAGGACGGGGATATCGTAACCATTGATATGGTTGTGAACCTGAATGGCTGGCTGGCGGACTCGGCCTGGTCCTACGCTGTCGGCAATATCAGCGAACAGGCGGAGAAGCTGCTGAATACGACCAAAGAGTCTTTGTTCAAAGGCATTGAGCAAGCCGTCGCCGGCAACCGGATCGGGGATGTTGCCCATGCGGTACAGGTCTATGCCGAGTCGAACGGCTTCTCGGTCGTCCGTGACTTCATCGGGCACGGTATCGGCTCCGAGATGCATGAAGCGCCTGAGGTGCCGCATTACGGGCCTGCAGGCAAGGGACCGCGCATCAAAGAAGGCATGGTCTTCACGATTGAGCCTATGCTGAACACCGGAAGCTACCGCACCAAGGTGGATGCGGACGGGTGGACCGCCCGGACCATCGACGGCGGCCTGTCCGCACAGTATGAGCATACGCTGGCCATCACTCCGCAAGGCACCATGATCCTGACCGAGCTGTAA
- the cysI gene encoding assimilatory sulfite reductase (NADPH) hemoprotein subunit, which yields MANNESAVKPVGGPPSDVEHIKLESNYLRGALVETLRNPITGSLPEDDNRLLKFHGSYMQDDRDLRSERERSKLEPAFQFMLRVVAPGGVATPAQWLVMDELARKYGNGTLRLTTRQAFQMHGVLKWNLKKTIKTINDALMTTLAACGDVNRNVMSGPNPYQSEVHAEVYEWARRISDHLSPRTPAYHEIWLDGEKVVDSKEGVEVEPIYGPVYLPRKFKIGLAVPPSNDVDVFSQDLGFIAILEDGKLAGFNVTVGGGMGMTHGDTNTYPQLGRVIGFCRPEQMIDLAEKTVTIQRDYGNRSVRKNARFKYTIDRHGLEWFTGELQHRLGWALEPARSYHFDHNGDRYGWVKGVNGKWNLTLYIQSGRIQDTETSQLMTGLREIAKIHGGDFRLTPNQNLVIANVSSVKKRKVAELAKQYGLTDGAHHSALRRSAMSCVALPTCGLAMAEAERYLPQLLDKLELIIDEAGLRGEEIIIRMTGCPNGCARPALGEISFIGKAPGRYNMYLGAGFTGDRLNKLYKENIDEKEILETLEPIIHRYAKERQSGEHFGDFVIRSGYVKAVTSGLNFHD from the coding sequence ATGGCGAATAATGAATCAGCGGTGAAGCCTGTCGGCGGCCCGCCTAGCGATGTTGAACATATTAAGCTGGAGAGCAACTATCTGCGGGGAGCGCTTGTCGAGACGCTCAGGAACCCGATCACCGGGAGCCTTCCTGAAGATGACAACCGGCTGCTCAAGTTCCACGGCAGCTACATGCAGGATGACCGGGATTTGCGCAGTGAACGGGAACGCTCAAAGCTGGAGCCGGCCTTTCAGTTCATGCTGCGCGTTGTGGCACCGGGCGGTGTGGCTACCCCGGCACAGTGGCTGGTTATGGATGAGCTGGCCCGCAAATACGGGAACGGCACCTTGCGGCTGACTACCAGACAAGCTTTTCAAATGCACGGTGTACTCAAGTGGAATCTGAAAAAAACGATCAAGACCATTAATGATGCATTGATGACTACACTCGCTGCCTGTGGGGACGTCAACCGCAACGTGATGAGCGGTCCGAATCCGTACCAGTCGGAGGTCCACGCCGAGGTCTATGAGTGGGCACGCCGGATCAGCGATCATCTGTCGCCGCGCACGCCTGCCTATCATGAAATCTGGCTGGACGGCGAAAAGGTCGTGGACAGCAAAGAGGGCGTTGAGGTGGAGCCGATCTATGGCCCTGTCTATCTGCCGCGCAAATTCAAAATCGGCCTCGCCGTCCCTCCATCCAACGATGTCGATGTGTTCTCCCAGGATCTTGGCTTCATCGCTATTCTGGAAGACGGCAAGCTGGCGGGGTTCAATGTTACGGTTGGCGGCGGCATGGGGATGACTCATGGCGACACGAACACTTATCCGCAGCTTGGGCGGGTGATCGGCTTCTGCCGTCCTGAGCAGATGATAGATCTGGCAGAGAAGACCGTCACGATCCAGCGCGACTACGGCAACCGCTCCGTCCGCAAAAATGCCCGCTTCAAATACACCATCGACCGCCACGGTCTGGAATGGTTCACCGGCGAGCTGCAGCACCGGCTGGGCTGGGCGCTGGAACCGGCACGGTCCTATCACTTTGACCACAACGGAGACCGTTACGGGTGGGTAAAGGGTGTGAACGGCAAATGGAACCTGACCCTGTATATCCAGAGCGGACGGATTCAGGACACAGAAACCAGTCAGCTGATGACAGGCCTGCGGGAAATTGCCAAGATCCATGGCGGAGACTTCCGGCTGACCCCCAATCAGAATCTGGTTATCGCCAATGTCAGCAGCGTGAAGAAACGCAAGGTTGCAGAGCTCGCCAAGCAGTATGGATTGACGGATGGCGCACATCATTCGGCGCTGCGGCGGAGTGCAATGTCCTGTGTGGCGCTGCCGACCTGCGGGCTGGCCATGGCCGAAGCAGAGCGTTACCTTCCGCAGCTGCTGGATAAGCTGGAGCTGATCATTGACGAGGCGGGCCTGCGGGGTGAAGAAATCATCATCCGCATGACCGGCTGCCCGAATGGCTGCGCCAGACCGGCACTGGGCGAAATCTCGTTCATCGGGAAGGCTCCGGGCAGATACAATATGTATCTGGGAGCGGGCTTTACCGGGGACCGGCTCAATAAGCTCTACAAGGAAAACATCGATGAAAAGGAAATTCTGGAGACGCTTGAACCGATCATCCACCGCTATGCCAAGGAACGCCAGAGCGGCGAACACTTCGGGGACTTTGTAATCCGCAGCGGATATGTCAAGGCGGTTACCTCAGGACTCAACTTTCATGACTGA
- a CDS encoding assimilatory sulfite reductase (NADPH) flavoprotein subunit, whose translation MQLQVTNSPFNEEQVELLNRLLPTLTQTQQIWLGGYISALTLQGAAAVSAAAPAVLAAPSASTAAAGGAAEPARSREVTVLFGSQTGNCQRLASSLSGKLKEQGFEITVSAMNSFKPNTLKKVENLLILVSTHGEGEPPDNARSFHEFLNSKRAPRLEHLRFSVLALGDTSYEFFCQTGKDFDQRLEELGGQRLSPRVDCDLDYDEPVAAWMEQVITALNGAGSAPAIAEEAVLAAEHAESLQSAYSRNHPFHAEVLENLNLNGRGSDRETRHLELSLAGSNITFEPGDALGVYPENHPRLVAEIIAAMGWNPEEPVPLNKKGEEGPLREALLRHYEITVLTKPLLEQAAKLSPAAGLHELLLPDRAPQLKEYIQGRDLLDLVQDFSPWDVPARSFVTILRKLPARLYSIASSYNANPDEVHFTVRAVRYESHGRERYGVCSVHCAERVQPGDTLPIYIQNNPNFKLPANPEVPVIMIGPGTGVAPFRSFLEEREEQGAEGKTWLFYGDRHFVTDFLYQTDWQRMLKDGVLTKLDVAFSRDTEEKVYVQHRILEHSRELYTWLQEGAHVYVCGDEKHMAHDVHSALISVIQAEGGLSPEAAAAYLDHLQQEQRYQRDVY comes from the coding sequence TTGCAATTACAAGTTACGAACAGTCCTTTTAACGAGGAGCAGGTTGAGCTTCTTAACCGGCTTCTGCCGACACTGACGCAGACGCAGCAAATTTGGCTTGGCGGTTATATATCGGCATTGACATTGCAGGGAGCAGCAGCGGTTTCCGCCGCAGCCCCCGCTGTGCTTGCAGCTCCGTCCGCAAGCACGGCAGCCGCAGGAGGTGCGGCGGAGCCAGCCCGTTCCCGTGAAGTTACCGTGCTTTTCGGATCGCAGACCGGCAACTGCCAGCGCCTTGCCTCCAGCCTGTCGGGCAAGCTGAAGGAGCAAGGGTTCGAGATCACCGTGTCTGCAATGAACAGCTTTAAGCCCAATACGCTGAAGAAGGTGGAGAACCTGCTGATCCTGGTCAGCACTCATGGCGAGGGCGAACCGCCGGATAATGCGCGTTCATTTCATGAATTTCTTAATAGCAAAAGAGCACCCCGCTTGGAGCATTTGCGTTTTTCAGTGCTGGCACTCGGGGATACCTCTTATGAATTCTTTTGCCAGACCGGCAAGGATTTCGATCAGAGACTGGAAGAACTCGGCGGCCAGCGTCTGAGTCCACGCGTCGATTGCGATCTGGACTATGACGAGCCGGTCGCTGCGTGGATGGAGCAAGTGATTACCGCCCTTAACGGTGCCGGGAGCGCTCCGGCTATTGCTGAAGAAGCCGTGCTTGCGGCAGAGCATGCGGAATCCCTGCAATCGGCCTACTCGCGCAATCATCCTTTTCATGCTGAAGTACTGGAGAATCTCAACCTGAACGGCCGCGGCTCGGACCGGGAAACCCGTCATCTGGAGCTGTCGCTGGCAGGATCGAATATAACCTTTGAACCGGGCGACGCCCTGGGAGTCTACCCCGAGAACCATCCCCGCCTGGTAGCGGAGATTATTGCCGCTATGGGCTGGAATCCGGAGGAACCCGTTCCCCTGAACAAAAAAGGCGAAGAGGGCCCGCTGCGTGAAGCGCTCCTCCGCCATTATGAAATTACGGTCCTGACCAAACCGCTGCTGGAGCAGGCAGCGAAGCTGTCCCCGGCTGCCGGACTTCATGAGCTTCTGCTGCCGGACCGGGCACCGCAGCTCAAGGAATACATCCAGGGACGCGATCTGCTGGACCTGGTTCAAGACTTCTCGCCATGGGATGTGCCCGCCCGCAGCTTTGTAACGATTCTGCGCAAGCTGCCGGCCAGACTCTATTCCATTGCCAGCAGTTATAATGCCAATCCCGATGAGGTTCATTTCACCGTGCGTGCGGTACGGTACGAATCCCATGGACGTGAACGTTATGGCGTCTGCTCAGTGCACTGCGCCGAACGTGTGCAGCCGGGGGATACGCTGCCGATATACATTCAGAACAATCCCAATTTCAAGCTTCCGGCGAATCCCGAAGTGCCTGTAATCATGATCGGACCCGGTACGGGAGTTGCACCGTTCCGTTCGTTTTTGGAGGAACGGGAAGAGCAGGGTGCGGAAGGCAAGACATGGCTGTTCTACGGCGACCGTCATTTTGTGACGGACTTCCTGTACCAGACGGACTGGCAGCGGATGCTCAAGGACGGCGTGCTGACGAAGCTGGACGTGGCATTCTCCCGGGATACGGAAGAGAAGGTATACGTGCAGCACCGCATTCTGGAGCATAGCCGTGAGCTGTATACCTGGCTTCAGGAAGGCGCCCACGTCTATGTCTGCGGCGATGAGAAGCATATGGCTCATGACGTACATTCTGCGCTGATTAGTGTCATCCAAGCGGAGGGCGGACTTAGCCCTGAAGCGGCAGCGGCCTATCTGGACCATCTGCAGCAGGAGCAGCGCTACCAGCGCGATGTGTACTAA
- a CDS encoding TetR/AcrR family transcriptional regulator has protein sequence MSRETDLRVVKTKKLIRDALVSLIAEKGFDSVTVNDIAGRAQINRSTFYLHYTDKYELLETITAEITGKLMALITPAAHVQGGLLGVGDLTRDLEKILAAIAEDALFYQIMLSGRGVHSFRFDLGNLLKQKLDEGFREQPLISKDLFVELLSSLYLGAIAWWLDNGMKYSPAFMAGQLVQLMTMGPAKVSGLVSGQI, from the coding sequence ATGTCTAGAGAAACCGATTTGCGTGTAGTGAAGACGAAAAAACTGATCCGGGATGCGCTGGTCAGCTTAATCGCCGAAAAAGGGTTTGACAGCGTGACTGTTAATGATATCGCCGGCCGCGCCCAAATTAACCGTTCAACCTTTTACCTGCATTATACGGATAAGTATGAGCTTCTGGAGACAATCACCGCTGAAATTACCGGCAAGCTGATGGCACTCATTACTCCTGCTGCTCATGTGCAAGGGGGGCTTTTGGGCGTCGGGGATTTGACCCGTGATTTGGAAAAGATACTGGCAGCCATTGCTGAAGATGCACTCTTTTATCAGATCATGCTCAGCGGGCGGGGAGTCCACAGCTTTCGTTTCGACCTGGGAAACCTGCTTAAGCAAAAGCTGGATGAAGGGTTCCGGGAGCAGCCCTTAATCTCGAAGGATTTATTTGTTGAGCTGTTGTCTTCATTGTATCTGGGGGCGATTGCGTGGTGGCTGGATAACGGGATGAAATATTCGCCAGCTTTTATGGCCGGGCAGTTGGTGCAATTGATGACTATGGGCCCGGCTAAGGTCTCAGGACTGGTTTCAGGGCAAATTTAA
- a CDS encoding alpha/beta hydrolase — protein MAERQRSTADFPVGFYEELHPDFSINFQMNRFYSWTNDMEMLEEMRAAAPGIHNYAELIEICLKLGQQAVAADKKLKAANYLRGAEFYMPEGHPLKHTSRQQFIVLTRAHYQVGDDQHFDIPYGKGILSAYRFSPEAPAKGSIVLFGGFDSYIEEIFLMALVFKDAGYDVVCFDGPGQGAALEDWHLPMTHEWEKPVTTVLDFFNLQEVTLIGLSLGGCLALRAAAYETNRVKRVVADDICTDFYKALLRQTGPLEDSIGTLMAKENEAEINALFSRLMKENLMLEWGITQGMHVTGSQTPYGFLKQSMLYTTAGISPLLSQDVLLLAAQEDHYIPLVQFGEQIGSLTSVRSLTTRLFTRKEQAQNHCHVGNIGLSIDVMLHWLQQLEE, from the coding sequence ATGGCAGAGAGACAAAGATCTACAGCAGATTTTCCGGTAGGCTTTTATGAGGAGCTTCATCCGGATTTCAGTATCAATTTTCAAATGAACCGGTTCTACAGCTGGACTAATGATATGGAGATGCTTGAGGAAATGCGGGCAGCGGCCCCGGGCATTCATAATTACGCGGAGTTAATCGAAATCTGTCTGAAGCTGGGACAGCAGGCGGTGGCAGCGGATAAAAAGCTCAAAGCTGCCAATTATCTGCGCGGTGCCGAATTTTATATGCCGGAGGGCCACCCCTTGAAGCATACGTCCCGCCAGCAATTCATCGTTCTCACAAGAGCACATTATCAAGTGGGAGACGACCAGCATTTTGACATTCCCTATGGCAAAGGTATTCTCTCCGCCTACCGTTTCTCGCCAGAAGCTCCGGCAAAGGGTTCTATCGTCCTGTTCGGCGGATTTGACAGCTATATCGAAGAAATCTTTTTGATGGCGCTGGTGTTCAAGGATGCGGGCTATGATGTGGTTTGCTTTGACGGGCCCGGACAAGGAGCTGCTCTGGAGGACTGGCATTTGCCTATGACCCATGAATGGGAGAAGCCGGTAACAACGGTGTTGGATTTTTTTAACTTACAAGAGGTGACTCTGATCGGCTTATCTCTCGGCGGCTGTCTGGCCCTGCGGGCTGCGGCTTATGAAACCAACAGGGTCAAAAGGGTGGTGGCGGATGATATATGTACAGACTTTTACAAAGCTCTATTAAGACAGACGGGGCCGCTGGAGGACAGCATCGGCACACTGATGGCAAAAGAAAATGAAGCGGAAATCAACGCGCTCTTCAGCCGTTTAATGAAAGAGAATCTGATGCTGGAATGGGGCATCACGCAAGGGATGCATGTGACCGGAAGCCAGACACCGTATGGATTTCTGAAGCAATCGATGCTCTATACTACAGCGGGGATTTCTCCGCTTCTCTCACAGGATGTTCTTCTTCTGGCGGCGCAGGAGGATCATTATATCCCCCTTGTCCAGTTTGGCGAGCAGATCGGCTCCCTCACCTCTGTACGGTCACTGACCACCCGTTTGTTCACGCGCAAGGAGCAGGCCCAGAACCACTGTCACGTAGGAAATATTGGGCTTTCTATTGACGTGATGCTACACTGGCTGCAGCAATTGGAGGAGTGA
- the lspA gene encoding signal peptidase II translates to MLFYVITILVIIADQAAKWGVRSNMQLGETIQVWSGHLQFTYYENSGAAFSSFQGYGKYFAIIAVLFVAGIFYYRRKGELRGPILEAATGFLAGGAVGNAIDRVIYHQVTDFLVFGSRGGILNLADLAINAGGLLVVVHLLKEPLKRVMIRR, encoded by the coding sequence ATGCTATTTTATGTGATAACGATATTGGTCATCATCGCAGACCAGGCTGCCAAATGGGGGGTACGCTCCAATATGCAGCTTGGGGAGACCATTCAGGTGTGGAGCGGACATCTGCAATTTACATATTATGAGAACAGCGGGGCAGCGTTCAGCTCATTTCAGGGTTATGGCAAATATTTTGCCATCATTGCCGTGCTTTTTGTTGCCGGAATATTTTATTACCGGCGCAAAGGGGAGCTGCGCGGCCCCATTCTGGAAGCGGCCACCGGTTTCCTGGCCGGCGGGGCTGTCGGCAACGCCATTGACCGTGTTATTTACCACCAGGTAACTGATTTCCTGGTCTTCGGCAGCCGGGGAGGCATCCTGAATCTCGCAGACCTGGCGATCAACGCCGGAGGGCTTCTGGTTGTGGTGCACCTGCTGAAAGAACCGCTCAAGCGGGTTATGATCAGACGATAA
- a CDS encoding aldo/keto reductase, protein MKYSYLGKSGLKVSQLCLGTMNFGPETEEKEAFRIMDAALDAGINFFDTANVYGGNDRRGWTEEIIGRWFQQGGGRREKVVLATKVYNDMFDEQDGPNSGAGLSAYKIRRHFEGSLKRLQTDHIELYQMHHIDRNVSWDELWGAFEILVSQGKADYIGSSNFAGWHIAAAQAKAKERHFLGLVSEQHLYNLLERTPELEVLPASQELGLGVIPWSPLAGGLLGRNALSKTGVRSARSAKLEQHRSQLEQFSALCKELGEHEDQVALAWVLANPAVTAPIIGPRTLEQFEDSLRVTEIVLEADVLKKLDEIFPGPGRPAPEAYAW, encoded by the coding sequence ATGAAGTACAGCTATTTGGGAAAATCAGGTTTGAAGGTCAGCCAATTATGCTTGGGGACGATGAATTTCGGTCCGGAGACTGAGGAAAAAGAAGCGTTCCGGATTATGGATGCCGCTTTGGATGCGGGAATCAACTTTTTTGATACCGCCAACGTGTATGGCGGTAATGACCGGCGCGGCTGGACAGAAGAAATTATCGGCCGCTGGTTTCAGCAGGGCGGCGGCCGGCGTGAGAAGGTCGTGCTGGCGACCAAGGTATATAATGATATGTTCGACGAGCAGGACGGCCCCAATTCAGGCGCCGGTTTGTCCGCATACAAGATCAGACGGCATTTCGAAGGCTCGCTGAAACGCCTGCAGACAGACCATATTGAGCTGTACCAGATGCATCATATTGACCGCAATGTTTCCTGGGATGAGCTGTGGGGCGCTTTTGAAATTCTGGTCTCCCAGGGCAAAGCCGATTACATCGGGTCCAGCAATTTTGCGGGCTGGCATATTGCTGCCGCCCAGGCTAAGGCCAAGGAACGCCATTTCCTCGGACTTGTCTCCGAGCAGCATCTGTACAACCTGCTGGAACGGACACCGGAACTGGAGGTCCTTCCGGCTTCGCAGGAGCTGGGCCTGGGAGTCATTCCTTGGAGTCCGCTGGCCGGCGGCCTGCTGGGACGCAACGCACTGTCCAAGACCGGCGTGCGCAGCGCCCGTTCGGCCAAGTTGGAGCAGCACCGCAGCCAGCTGGAGCAGTTCTCCGCGCTCTGCAAGGAGCTTGGAGAGCATGAAGACCAGGTGGCGCTGGCCTGGGTGCTGGCGAACCCGGCGGTGACTGCGCCGATCATCGGGCCGCGGACGCTCGAACAGTTCGAGGACTCGCTGAGAGTGACCGAGATCGTGCTCGAAGCGGATGTGCTGAAGAAGCTGGACGAGATTTTCCCGGGACCGGGCCGCCCGGCACCGGAGGCTTACGCCTGGTAA
- a CDS encoding ATP-binding protein — MRTAKLSNHSIKTKYYRIITLLFLLLVVTVTVLFFYINSQQSKLKAEREVLQTKAHTIDGLAGALNEVFFRARGYVALKNSNELSLLNTALENLDGILDQYSTLNLSAEEAQYRDALSAFYTNYKSKTLPKAIQLVESDDYEGIRTLSQSGSTQALNDFLAYTKAFKDNSDKQLSEMADRSIRKADGYTVAAFGISAFLLLFFTLMIWRMLKVLIDPIVRLEEATHSLAAGEAVWLGRLHKQDEIGRLYEAFLNMAHSIQDKEEELTMQNEELQAQQDELQDQQFKLERSLIEIESIMKALDQTSAVGILSDKGLFTYANDNLSKYTGYSHSEMIGYPFRLLELLNITDSQLEQIFFKLSTGGIWSGEVEALVKDGSASVWLHMTVMPYLNDEGKVYQYILIANNITSLKSAQQQLAVTLRNTEQTTVMLERYNQLNHELTYTLDKQEFAGKFSRFMNQIYAFDSSLFFLVKDKIAVVKGVPQEKVEQYLDHHHLDMLHRLKEEKSYIVKRTGSPREQGISPDEVLCYDFYTSVVGGNDEILAVFCGSRIGHAFTEEEISEIQGLASRVALAIERIMMYEEIEHGRKLNQDIVNNVNEGIQFVNTEGVMQHINKALSQLFHYEWTEGSLIPAEDWLDAFTGKSNESAELRSFYENAMAESAMDSSTMKYSLGKEEIQHVDVYAIPVLRREDRIGTLFVHRDITREYELDVMKSELVSTVSHELRTPLSSVLGFTELLLSKTMKPEKQLKYLETIHKEAKRLTELINDFLDLQRMESGTQQYNVEPAHLSEIVLGVIDQYKLSSTHHILFEDEAVHDEVAVDKDKIVQVLTNLLSNAIKFSPGSHEVKVMLHNEPGRIRVRIQDHGLGIPKNQIGQLFQKFRRVDNSASKRIGGTGLGLAICKEIIEKHKGSIGIDSVEGEGSTVWFSLPVQVADDSRPVEEMSKWGADKDQKPSVMIVEDDYSLSLLLSEELKGKGFRVTHHYHPQKAFDQALKSPFVAIVVDLMLGVELDGWDLIRMLKNDPRTEKVPIVISSALDQTDKSLLENVKTYLTKPYPPGELSKTLQEIVEIKLKSGKSFSR; from the coding sequence ATGAGAACAGCGAAACTCTCTAACCACAGCATCAAAACAAAATATTACCGGATCATTACCTTGTTATTTCTGCTCCTGGTTGTGACAGTGACCGTCCTCTTCTTCTATATCAACTCGCAGCAAAGCAAGCTGAAGGCAGAACGGGAGGTCTTGCAGACCAAAGCCCATACCATAGACGGGCTGGCTGGTGCGCTGAACGAGGTGTTTTTCCGGGCCAGGGGTTATGTTGCCCTGAAGAACAGCAATGAGCTGAGCCTGCTGAATACAGCGCTTGAGAATCTGGACGGCATCCTGGATCAATACTCCACGCTGAATTTGTCGGCAGAAGAGGCGCAATACCGGGATGCGCTGTCGGCTTTTTACACCAACTATAAAAGCAAGACGCTGCCGAAGGCGATTCAATTGGTTGAGAGCGATGATTATGAGGGAATCCGGACCCTTTCGCAGAGCGGCAGCACACAGGCTTTGAATGATTTTCTCGCCTATACCAAGGCTTTCAAGGATAACTCTGATAAGCAATTAAGTGAGATGGCGGACCGTTCGATCCGGAAGGCCGACGGCTATACCGTTGCCGCTTTTGGCATCAGCGCCTTTCTGCTCCTCTTTTTCACACTGATGATCTGGCGGATGCTGAAGGTGCTGATTGATCCGATTGTCCGGCTGGAGGAGGCTACCCATTCGCTTGCGGCAGGTGAGGCGGTTTGGCTCGGCAGACTGCATAAGCAGGATGAGATCGGCCGCTTGTATGAGGCATTTCTGAATATGGCCCATAGCATCCAGGACAAGGAAGAAGAGCTGACGATGCAGAACGAAGAGCTGCAGGCCCAGCAGGATGAGCTTCAGGATCAGCAGTTCAAGCTGGAGCGCTCTCTGATTGAAATTGAAAGCATCATGAAGGCGCTCGATCAGACCTCAGCCGTCGGCATTTTGTCGGATAAGGGGCTGTTCACGTACGCCAATGACAATCTGAGCAAGTATACAGGCTACAGCCATTCCGAAATGATAGGCTATCCTTTCCGGTTATTGGAACTGCTTAATATTACGGATTCCCAGCTTGAACAGATCTTCTTCAAACTGTCGACCGGCGGGATCTGGAGCGGAGAAGTGGAGGCTCTGGTGAAGGATGGTTCGGCGTCTGTGTGGCTCCATATGACGGTAATGCCTTATTTGAATGATGAGGGCAAGGTCTACCAGTATATCCTGATCGCGAACAATATCACTTCCCTCAAAAGTGCGCAGCAGCAGCTGGCGGTTACCCTCCGGAATACGGAGCAGACCACAGTGATGCTTGAGCGCTATAACCAGTTGAACCATGAGCTTACCTATACATTGGACAAGCAGGAATTTGCCGGGAAATTCAGCAGGTTCATGAACCAGATTTATGCGTTTGATTCCAGCCTCTTTTTCCTCGTCAAAGATAAGATCGCCGTGGTCAAAGGCGTGCCGCAGGAAAAAGTGGAGCAGTATCTCGATCATCATCATCTCGACATGCTGCACCGCCTGAAAGAAGAGAAGTCCTATATTGTCAAAAGAACAGGCTCACCGCGGGAGCAGGGCATTTCACCGGATGAAGTGTTGTGCTACGATTTCTATACTTCTGTTGTGGGCGGGAATGATGAGATTCTGGCAGTATTCTGCGGCAGCCGGATCGGCCATGCCTTCACCGAAGAGGAGATCAGCGAAATTCAGGGCCTCGCGAGCCGGGTGGCGCTGGCGATTGAGCGGATCATGATGTACGAAGAAATTGAACACGGGCGCAAGCTGAACCAGGATATCGTCAACAATGTCAATGAGGGAATCCAGTTCGTCAATACCGAAGGCGTCATGCAGCATATCAACAAGGCGCTTAGCCAGTTGTTTCACTACGAATGGACCGAAGGTTCGCTTATTCCTGCGGAGGATTGGCTGGATGCGTTCACCGGCAAGTCCAATGAATCGGCAGAACTGCGGAGCTTCTACGAGAATGCGATGGCTGAATCAGCGATGGATTCCAGTACAATGAAATATTCGCTGGGCAAGGAAGAGATTCAGCATGTGGACGTCTATGCCATTCCTGTGCTGCGGCGTGAAGACCGGATCGGCACGTTGTTCGTGCACCGCGATATTACCCGTGAATATGAGCTTGATGTGATGAAATCCGAGCTGGTCAGCACGGTCAGCCATGAGCTGCGGACACCGCTGTCCAGTGTACTTGGCTTCACGGAGCTGCTGCTGTCCAAAACCATGAAGCCGGAGAAGCAGCTGAAATACCTGGAGACGATTCACAAGGAAGCCAAACGCCTGACGGAGCTGATCAATGATTTTCTGGATCTGCAAAGAATGGAGTCGGGCACACAGCAGTACAATGTGGAACCGGCCCATCTCAGCGAAATTGTGCTCGGCGTGATTGACCAGTATAAGCTCAGCAGCACCCATCATATTCTTTTTGAAGATGAAGCGGTGCATGATGAAGTGGCAGTCGATAAGGACAAAATCGTCCAGGTGCTCACCAATCTGCTCAGCAATGCCATCAAATTCTCACCGGGAAGCCACGAAGTTAAGGTGATGCTCCATAATGAGCCGGGCCGGATACGGGTACGGATTCAGGATCATGGGCTGGGGATTCCCAAAAATCAGATCGGCCAGCTGTTCCAGAAATTCAGAAGAGTGGACAACAGTGCATCCAAGCGGATCGGGGGAACCGGACTGGGGCTTGCCATCTGCAAGGAGATTATTGAAAAACATAAAGGGTCCATTGGCATTGATTCGGTAGAGGGTGAAGGATCTACTGTATGGTTCAGCCTCCCTGTACAGGTTGCGGATGACAGCAGGCCTGTGGAGGAAATGTCCAAGTGGGGTGCCGACAAGGATCAGAAGCCGAGTGTGATGATTGTGGAGGATGATTACAGCCTGTCGCTGCTGCTCTCGGAAGAGCTGAAGGGCAAAGGCTTCCGGGTCACCCATCATTACCATCCGCAAAAAGCATTCGACCAGGCGCTGAAATCGCCTTTTGTGGCTATTGTCGTAGATCTGATGCTGGGCGTGGAGCTGGACGGGTGGGATCTGATCCGTATGCTCAAAAATGATCCCCGGACGGAGAAGGTTCCGATTGTGATCTCCTCGGCACTGGACCAAACGGATAAAAGCCTGCTTGAAAACGTGAAGACTTATCTGACCAAACCTTATCCTCCGGGTGAGCTGTCGAAAACACTGCAGGAAATTGTAGAAATCAAGCTGAAGTCGGGGAAGTCCTTTTCCCGGTAA